From a region of the Erythrobacter neustonensis genome:
- a CDS encoding Leu/Phe/Val dehydrogenase: MTAFWAEPDFDAHELVQLVHDRASGLTAIIAVHSTHLGPAAGGTRFWHYNDPAGAMRDVLRLSRGMSYKNAMAGLPMGGGKAVILADEQRTKTPELLAAFGDAVEGLGGRYVTAEDVGISEADMVAVSQRTAHVSGLPVEGAGRAGGDPGPFTAHGIYLGIKAAVRHKLGKDSVAGVHVALQGTGSVGGGVARLLAKDGAKLTLADIDQARASALAAELGGVAVASDAIMGTACDVFSPNALGAILDDAGIAALDCAIVAGGANNQLARPEHGAKLAARGILYAPDYVINAGGIISVATEYLARRDGRDGGIAEVDALIAQIPGRLETIWAESDASGLTADEVADRMAQKLIGRG; the protein is encoded by the coding sequence ATGACCGCATTCTGGGCCGAGCCCGATTTCGACGCGCATGAACTTGTGCAGCTGGTCCATGACCGGGCGAGCGGGCTGACCGCGATCATCGCCGTCCACTCCACCCATCTCGGCCCTGCCGCGGGCGGCACCCGTTTCTGGCATTACAACGATCCCGCCGGTGCGATGCGCGATGTGCTGCGTCTGTCGCGCGGGATGAGCTACAAGAACGCGATGGCAGGCCTGCCGATGGGCGGCGGCAAGGCTGTTATCCTCGCGGATGAACAGCGCACCAAGACCCCCGAACTGCTCGCTGCGTTCGGCGATGCGGTCGAAGGTCTGGGCGGGCGTTACGTGACCGCCGAAGACGTCGGGATTTCCGAGGCCGACATGGTCGCCGTGTCGCAGCGCACCGCGCATGTCTCCGGCCTCCCTGTCGAAGGCGCAGGCCGCGCGGGCGGCGATCCGGGTCCGTTCACGGCTCACGGTATCTATCTCGGCATCAAGGCCGCTGTGCGCCACAAGCTGGGCAAGGACAGCGTGGCCGGCGTGCATGTGGCCTTGCAGGGCACGGGCAGCGTCGGCGGCGGTGTGGCGCGGTTGCTGGCCAAGGACGGCGCGAAGCTGACGCTCGCCGATATCGATCAGGCCCGCGCCTCGGCCTTGGCGGCCGAGCTTGGGGGCGTGGCTGTGGCCAGCGATGCGATCATGGGCACGGCCTGCGATGTCTTCAGCCCCAATGCTCTGGGCGCGATTCTTGACGATGCGGGGATTGCCGCGCTCGACTGCGCAATCGTTGCCGGCGGGGCGAACAACCAGCTGGCCCGTCCGGAGCACGGCGCGAAGCTTGCCGCGCGCGGCATTCTCTATGCGCCCGACTATGTCATCAACGCCGGCGGCATCATTTCGGTCGCGACCGAATACCTTGCCCGCCGCGATGGCCGCGATGGTGGTATCGCCGAGGTCGACGCGCTGATTGCACAGATCCCCGGACGGCTCGAAACGATCTGGGCCGAGAGCGATGCCAGCGGCCTCACCGCCGATGAGGTCGCCGACCGGATGGCGCAAAAGCTGATCGGGCGCGGCTGA